One part of the Musa acuminata AAA Group cultivar baxijiao chromosome BXJ1-5, Cavendish_Baxijiao_AAA, whole genome shotgun sequence genome encodes these proteins:
- the LOC135673991 gene encoding putative pectinesterase 63, whose translation MLTICVGWWPFKMPQLRYTGNMAMFGNRSRREGSHKKLDRFIRFLHLSFLPSHAPPPPPPSKMRRQLGQAHSPAALLAALFCLRILPALAAAADLGNLEPPSAPTLEPLLAVTERSGRVVTVRKDGTGDFRTITDAVKSIPSGNTARTVIKIGPGVYREKILVDRSRPYVTFYGQPGAMPTISFDGTAARYGTANSATVAVESSYFVASNVIFENTAPMPSDGVQGAQAVAMRISGDMAAFYNCKFYGYQDTLCDDTGRHFFKNCFIRGTVDFIFGNGRSIYQVLYSLLLPLCCTLNG comes from the exons ATGCTAACAATTTGTGTTGGATGGTGGCCTTTCAAGATGCCTCAGTTACGTTATACCGGCAATATGGCCATGTTTGGTAACCGTAGCAGGCGAGAAGGATCACATAAGAAGCTGGACCGGTTTATTCGTTTCCTTCACCTCTCTTTCCTTCCTTCtcatgctcctcctcctcctcctccatcgaaGATGAGACGACAATTGGGACAAGCTCACTCTCCGGCCGCCCTCCTTGCAGCCCTCTTCTGCCTCCGTATCCTCCCCGCCCTCGCGGCCGCCGCTGACTTGGGCAACCTCGAACCACCAAGTGCACCGACCCTAGAACCACTCCTCGCAGTGACGGAGCGAAGCGGGAGGGTCGTGACGGTGAGGAAGGACGGCACCGGAGACTTCCGAACGATCACGGACGCCGTCAAAAGCATCCCATCCGGCAACACCGCCCGCACCGTCATCAAGATCGGCCCGGGGGTCTACCGGGAGAAGATCCTCGTCGACCGGTCCAGGCCGTACGTCACGTTCTACGGCCAACCCGGTGCGATGCCGACGATATCGTTCGACGGCACGGCTGCGAGGTACGGGACGGCGAACAGCGCCACCGTCGCCGTGGAGTCCAGCTACTTCGTCGCGAGCAACGTGATCTTCGAG AACACGGCACCGATGCCAAGCGACGGAGTGCAGGGAGCTCAAGCGGTGGCGATGAGGATATCGGGGGACATGGCAGCCTTCTACAACTGCAAGTTCTACGGATACCAAGACACGCTTTGCGATGACACCGGCAGGCATTTCTTCAAGAACTGCTTCATTAGGGGAACAGTCGACTTCATCTTTGGCAATGGCAGATCCATCTACCAGGTTCTATACTCCCTTCTGCTTCCTCTCTGTTGCACACTTAATGGCTGA
- the LOC135674416 gene encoding pentatricopeptide repeat-containing protein At1g19720-like, whose protein sequence is MENSFLGCHPTDPIPNLFLNQSKLFQFLRPPLTTTITPFLAQKPKQKQPLPTAAGSLKLPEHGGHLQQAITALEQGSPIRPGAYISLLQSCIDADSIEDGRRLHASLCSVQDRNPFVETKLVSMYAKCGSLEDARRVFAGMRERNLFTWSAMIGGYAREQRWGEVVDLFFGMMHEGVLPDTFLLPRILQACSNTGNLETGRLLHSLAVRIGLLDSSKEVRVSNSVLAMYAKCGELDSASRFFERMDRRDRVSWNSIISGHCQCGGHEAALRLFARMRAEGIEPGVVTWNILILSYNQSSNPDLAMELMEQMESSGIAPDVFTWTSMISGLAQNDRMNEALDLFQEMLLSGVEPNGMTVASAISACASLQALDNGKELHSYAIRIGCIHSILVGNSLIDMYAKCGRLEDAQRIFEEMAEKDVFTWNSMIGGYTRAGYCGKAYDLFSRMESSGVRRNVVTWNSMISGYIQNGDEDQAVELFHTMEMEGIRRNTATWNTLIAGSLQNGDPDQALRIFRQMQAFSVRPNSVTILSILPACTNLLSVLKVKEIHSCILHNDLQRDISIANALVDTYSKSGDIEYARVIFDGLSGRDLISWNSMIAGLVLHGRCHDARDLFNQMKQEGIRPNKAIFASVINAYGLDGLVNEGKKLFSNMTEEYQLSPGLEHYTGMVNLLGRSGRLREASDLIDNMPIEPDAALWNALLTAARIYGNIRIANLAATHLFKLEPRNPETLRLLSHAQALYGKSNDVSKVPRAKKEGSVNESHGYCWMEVKQKVITFSTGRQLTLNSESKLAEINSRIMDTNEVIPEFDVTILEIEEDSEDIVGSHSEKLAVAFGLVNLPTFRAIRIVKSVRICTNCHTICKLISKLYKREILIKDPKSLHRFKDGTCSCRDYW, encoded by the coding sequence ATGGAGAACTCATTCCTAGGCTGCCACCCCACCGACCCAATCCCCAATCTCTTCCTCAACCAGTCGAAACTATTCCAATTCCTCAGACCACCACTTACAACCACCATCACCCCCTTTCTTGCCCAGAAACCCAAGCAAAAACAACCACTGCCCACGGCTGCCGGCTCCCTCAAGCTCCCTGAGCACGGCGGCCACCTCCAGCAAGCCATCACCGCCCTGGAACAGGGCTCCCCCATCCGGCCCGGAGCTTACATTTCCCTGCTCCAGTCTTGCATTGACGCCGACTCCATCGAAGATGGCCGCCGGCTCCACGCCTCGCTCTGCTCGGTGCAGGACCGCAACCCTTTCGTCGAGACCAAGCTCGTCAGCATGTACGCTAAATGCGGCAGCTTGGAGGATGCCCGCCGGGTGTTCGCCGGAATGCGCGAGAGGAACCTCTTCACCTGGTCGGCGATGATCGGCGGCTACGCCCGCGAGCAGCGCTGGGGCGAGGTCGTCGACCTGTTCTTCGGCATGATGCACGAGGGCGTGCTCCCCGACACCTTCCTGCTTCCGAGGATCTTGCAGGCCTGCAGCAACACCGGCAATTTAGAGACCGGGCGGCTGCTGCACTCACTTGCCGTTCGGATCGGACTTCTGGATTCGTCGAAAGAGGTCCGTGTGAGCAACTCGGTGTTGGCGATGTATGCAAAATGTGGTGAGCTGGATTCGGCCTCGAGGTTTTTTGAGAGGATGGATAGACGAGATAGGGTATCGTGGAATTCTATCATTTCCGGGCACTGCCAGTGTGGTGGCCATGAAGCAGCTCTGAGGCTTTTTGCACGAATGAGAGCTGAAGGGATTGAACCAGGAGTTGTCACTTGGAATATACTTATTTTGAGCTATAATCAATCTAGCAATCCGGATCTTGCAATGGAGCTCATGGAGCAGATGGAGAGTTCTGGAATCGCGCCAGATGTCTTTACATGGACAAGCATGATTTCGGGGCTTGCTCAGAATGACAGGATGAATGAAGCTTTGGATCTCTTTCAGGAGATGTTGCTTTCAGGAGTGGAACCGAATGGCATGACTGTTGCAAGTGCTATATCTGCTTGTGCCTCTTTGCAAGCTTTGGACAATGGAAAGGAACTCCACTCGTATGCGATTAGGATCGGATGCATCCACAGCATTCTAGTGGGGAATTCGCTGATCGATATGTATGCAAAATGTGGTAGACTGGAGGATGCTCAGAGGATCTTTGAGGAGATGGCTGAGAAAGATGTCTTCACTTGGAATTCAATGATTGGAGGTTACACACGAGCTGGTTACTGTGGTAAGGCTTATGATCTGTTCTCAAGGATGGAGAGTTCAGGTGTGCGCCGAAACGTAGTGACTTGGAATTCCATGATCTCAGGCTACATTCAGAATGGGGATGAGGACCAAGCCGTGGAACTCTTTCACACGATGGAAATGGAGGGGATCAGAAGAAACACAGCTACATGGAACACTCTGATTGCTGGTTCATTGCAAAATGGTGATCCAGACCAGGCCCTAAGAATATTCAGACAAATGCAGGCATTTTCGGTTCGGCCTAATTCGGTTACCATTCTTAGTATCCTTCCAGCTTGTACAAATTTATTGTCGGTGTTGAAGGTGAAGGAGATCCATTCTTGCATTCTGCACAATGATCTGCAGCGTGATATCTCGATTGCAAATGCTCTCGTAGATACTTACTCAAAGTCTGGAGATATCGAGTATGCTCGAGTAATATTCGATGGTCTCTCAGGAAGGGATCTCATCTCTTGGAATTCAATGATTGCTGGGCTTGTTCTACATGGACGTTGTCATGATGCACGAGATCTTTTTAATCAAATGAAACAGGAAGGTATAAGACCAAACAAAGCAATCTTTGCTAGTGTGATAAATGCCTATGGTCTTGATGGATTGGTGAATGAAGGAAAGAAGCTCTTCTCTAACATGACGGAGGAGTACCAGCTGTCTCCAGGTTTAGAACACTACACTGGAATGGTAAATCTCTTGGGGCGTTCTGGTAGGCTTAGAGAAGCTTCTGATCTGATTGACAATATGCCTATTGAGCCCGATGCTGCTCTCTGGAATGCCCTTCTTACTGCAGCTAGAATATATGGCAATATCAGAATAGCAAACCTTGCGGCAACCCATTTGTTTAAGCTGGAACCTAGAAACCCTGAAACTCTCAGGCTGCTATCACATGCTCAAGCTTTATATGGAAAGTCAAATGATGTGTCAAAGGTGCCAAGGGCTAAGAAAGAAGGCAGTGTTAATGAGTCTCATGGTTATTGCTGGATGGAAGTAAAACAGAAGGTGATTACCTTCTCAACAGGAAGACAGCTTACGTTGAATTCAGAGTCCAAACTAGCTGAAATTAATAGCAGAATAATGGATACAAATGAAGTCATCCCTGAATTTGATGTTACTATTCTTGAGATTGAGGAAGACAGCGAAGACATAGTTGGCAGCCACAGCGAGAAGCTAGCAGTTGCCTTTGGACTTGTTAACCTGCCAACTTTTAGAGCCATTCGGATAGTTAAGAGTGTTCGGATATGTACCAATTGTCACACAATTTGcaagttaatttctaaattatataaaCGTGAAATATTGATCAAGGATCCAAAGTCTTTGCATCGCTTTAAAGATGGGACATGTTCTTGCAGAGATTATTGGTAA
- the LOC135674417 gene encoding dormancy-associated protein homolog 3-like isoform X1 — protein MSLLHHLWDDTVAGPPPDTGLGKLRKSSSFSPSSLSAAAAAAAAAPVALQVTRSITILRGSASAAPPSPTSSAASSPRGPWSALDSPLSPPTPRGDWKRLRRKPTPVAEGVETAEPRSPTVYDWVVISSLDS, from the exons ATGAGTCTTCTCCACCACCTGTGGGACGACACCGTCGCCGGGCCGCCACCGGACACCGGCCTCGGCAAGCTCCGGAAgtcctcctccttctccccttcctcactctctgctgccgccgccgcagcagcagcagctcccgTCGCTCTTCAGGTCACTCGGAGCATCACCATCCTCCGGGGCAGCGCCTCCGCCGCACCGCCCTCACCGACGTCTTCTGCCGCCTCGTCGCCTCGGGGCCCGTGGAGCGCCCTTGATTCCCCTCTTTCCC CTCCGACGCCGAGGGGAGACTGGAAGAGGCTCCGGAGGAAGCCGACGCCGGTGGCCGAGGGGGTGGAGACCGCCGAGCCGAGAAGCCCCACCGTCTATGACTG GGTGGTGATAAGTTCTCTGGACAGTTGA
- the LOC135674417 gene encoding dormancy-associated protein homolog 3-like isoform X2, with protein MSLLHHLWDDTVAGPPPDTGLGKLRKSSSFSPSSLSAAAAAAAAAPVALQVTRSITILRGSASAAPPSPTSSAASSPRGPWSALDSPLSPPTPRGDWKRLRRKPTPVAEGVETAEPRSPTVYDWVAISSLDR; from the exons ATGAGTCTTCTCCACCACCTGTGGGACGACACCGTCGCCGGGCCGCCACCGGACACCGGCCTCGGCAAGCTCCGGAAgtcctcctccttctccccttcctcactctctgctgccgccgccgcagcagcagcagctcccgTCGCTCTTCAGGTCACTCGGAGCATCACCATCCTCCGGGGCAGCGCCTCCGCCGCACCGCCCTCACCGACGTCTTCTGCCGCCTCGTCGCCTCGGGGCCCGTGGAGCGCCCTTGATTCCCCTCTTTCCC CTCCGACGCCGAGGGGAGACTGGAAGAGGCTCCGGAGGAAGCCGACGCCGGTGGCCGAGGGGGTGGAGACCGCCGAGCCGAGAAGCCCCACCGTCTATGACTG GGTGGCCATAAGTTCCCTGGATAGATGA
- the LOC135584800 gene encoding protein SMALL AUXIN UP-REGULATED RNA 12-like codes for MGEEAGKVTSIWQIVRLREILQKWQSIALGPKEDRHRASGIPPTVSSRLKDVCVQCDSDEECCQSPEAPPDVPKGCCPVYVGPEQRRFVIPTSYFSLPVFRLLLEKAEKEFGFDHKGGLTIPCEIETFKYILQCMDRHGKGLIDDEGNPTGLED; via the exons ATGGGTGAGGAAGCTGGGAAGGTGACTAGTATCTGGCAGATTGTGAGACTGCGAGAGATCCTTCAGAAATGGCAGTCCATCGCCCTCGGGCCAAAAGAGGACCGGCACAGGGCGTCCGGGATCCCCCCGACCGTCAGCAGCCGCCTAAAGGACGTGTGCGTCCAGTGTGACTCCGACGAGGAGTGCTGCCAGAGCCCGGAGGCGCCGCCGGATGTCCCCAAGGGGTGCTGCCCAGTGTACGTAGGACCAGAGCAGAGGAGGTTTGTGATTCCGACGAGTTACTTCAGCCTGCCGGTGTTCAGGCTGCTACTGGAGAAGGCTGAGAAGGAGTTCGGCTTCGATCACAAGGGCGGACTCACCATCCCTTGCGAGATCGAGACGTTCAAGTACATCCTCCAGTGCATGGACCGGCACGGCAAGGGCCTCATCGATGACG AAGGAAATCCAACAGGGCTCGAGGACTGA
- the LOC135673990 gene encoding pentatricopeptide repeat-containing protein At2g33680-like, whose translation MNYKLICKPLTLHSPAQVKAVDCLTSRWLGCSFRPSVASLLTASRFHGSLPHSTARFEVEKRYAALLRAAAQSGTLPDGRAIHGRILRTIPHPSVFLSNGLANMYCKCRALPHALRVFDEMPNPDVVSWNTVVDGCFLSGLRFDALACFREMLRCGVSPDEFSFVGVLKSCDLGMGFSAHCVVVKYGLGDSAFVASGLAEFYAVYGLLSDVMKVFESLERKDIVLVNAVIGLLAKAGNFEEAFKVFCNHVLASHLLPVRATFVNVLSGIDGFEFWREAIQVHGLVVKFGFEGDGAVQSSLIRVYANCCCMDDAHDLLRYSNSQNVITWTSLICAYASQEQFRDALDVFCHFFHDGMMLDDVLLACVLSIAAASDSQKLGIQFHAVVLKYGFGLNNCINHALMDMYTKCLCMPDALKIFQHIGEDHNLLSWTILISGYAKCGSSMEALDTFYQMNKEDIIADSVACIGALMGCTYLQAVDQGEQIHAFLIKSGSEMDVAVQTALLSLYSECGSLNEAIQLFEMMIVHDVVSWTALISAYANLGCNEKALLCMNQMLQDEIKPNHFTFVSALKAAAKLTYPVIGKSIHAAIVKSGLEEDTFIGSALIDMYCKCGSIGSAVSYFNGASKHDLVLWNALLAGHAQHGNVLELLKAYEEMVDRGLKPDDITFLSVLSGCSHGGLIDKVVHFFRSMSDDYGIRPQMEHHACVVGAFGRAGLLTDAVSFIEGMGINPGSTVLRTLVSFCIMYGHVRLGFASIAKMVLLGQMDSSAFVLVSNLYAVEEKWHDRRKIRDVMEADVVNLKKVGVSWIT comes from the coding sequence ATGAACTATAAGCTTATATGCAAGCCATTAACACTTCATTCTCCTGCACAAGTCAAGGCAGTAGATTGCCTCACAAGTAGATGGTTGGGTTGCAGCTTTAGACCCTCCGTTGCTTCTCTCTTGACAGCTTCAAGGTTCCATGGCTCCCTTCCGCATTCTACCGCCCGCTTTGAGGTCGAGAAGCGGTACGCCGCGCTCCTGCGAGCCGCCGCGCAATCTGGAACGCTTCCCGATGGCAGAGCCATCCACGGCCGCATCCTCCGGACCATCCCCCACCCTTCCGTTTTTCTTTCCAACGGCTTGGCCAATATGTACTGTAAGTGCCGCGCCCTGCCGCACGCCCTCCGcgtgttcgacgaaatgcccaATCCAGACGTCGTGTCGTGGAACACCGTTGTCGACGGCTGCTTCCTCTCCGGCCTCCGCTTCGACGCCTTGGCTTGCTTTAGGGAGATGCTGCGATGCGGTGTCTCTCCCGATGAGTTTAGTTTCGTCGGAGTTCTTAAAAGCTGCGATCTTGGCATGGGGTTTTCGGCTCACTGCGTTGTGGTCAAATATGGTCTTGGCGACAGTGCTTTCGTTGCAAGTGGCCTTGCTGAGTTCTATGCTGTCTATGGACTCCTCAGTGACGTGATGAAGGTTTTTGAGAGCTTGGAGCGCAAGGACATTGTATTGGTTAATGCCGTGATTGGTCTACTTGCTAAAGCTGGGAATTTTGAAGAAGCTTTTAAGGTGTTTTGCAATCATGTTTTGGCATCACACCTGCTGCCTGTTCGAGCTACTTTTGTTAATGTGTTGAGTGGGATCGATGGGTTTGAATTCTGGAGGGAGGCTATTCAAGTTCATGGCCTGGTAGTTAAATTTGGGTTTGAGGGGGATGGTGCTGTGCAGAGTTCCcttatcagagtgtatgctaatTGTTGTTGCATGGATGACGCACATGATTTGTTGAGATATTCGAACAGCCAGAACGTGATCACTTGGACCAGCTTGATATGTGCGTATGCAAGCCAAGAACAATTTCGAGATGCTTTAGATGTCTTCTGTCATTTTTTTCACGACGGCATGATGTTGGATGATGTTTTGTTAGCTTGTGTTCTTAGTATTGCAGCTGCTTCTGACTCTCAGAAACTTGGTATTCAGTTTCATGCTGTTGTCCTCAAATATGGTTTTGGGCTAAATAACTGCATCAATCATGCCCTGATGGATATGTACACCAAGTGTCTGTGTATGCCGGATGCTCTGAAGATTTTCCAGCATATCGGTGAAGACCACAATTTATTATCATGGACTATATTGATTTCAGGCTATGCCAAGTGTGGATCCTCCATGGAAGCACTGGACACATTCTACCAGATGAACAAAGAAGATATTATTGCTGATTCAGTTGCATGCATTGGTGCTCTTATGGGTTGCACCTATTTGCAGGCTGTAGATCAAGGTGAACAAATTCATGCCTTTTTGATTAAATCAGGCTCAGAGATGGATGTCGCAGTCCAGACAGCACTACTGTCTCTTTATTCTGAATGCGGGAGCTTGAATGAAGCAATTCAGCTGTTTGAAATGATGATTGTACATGATGTTGTTTCTTGGACTGCATTGATTTCAGCATATGCAAATCTCGGATGCAATGAGAAAGCTCTTTTGTGCATGAATCAAATGCTCCAAGATGAAATTAAGCCGAATCACTTCACTTTCGTAAGTGCACTTAAGGCTGCGGCTAAACTAACATATCCTGTGATCGGAAAGTCAATTCATGCTGCTATCGTAAAGTCTGGCCTGGAAGAAGATACATTCATTGGAAGTGCTCTTATCGACATGTATTGCAAGTGTGGAAGCATAGGAAGTGCAGTAAGCTACTTCAATGGAGCATCTAAACATGACCTTGTTCTCTGGAATGCTTTGCTTGCGGGGCATGCACAACATGGTAATGTCCTGGagctgctcaaggcttatgaggaAATGGTTGATCGTGGGCTAAAGCCCGATGATATTACATTCCTTTCTGTTCTCTCCGGTTGCAGCCATGGTGGCCTTATTGACAAAGTAGTCCATTTCTTTAGGAGCATGAGTGATGACTATGGAATCAGACCACAAATGGAGCACCATGCTTGTGTTGTTGGCGCTTTTGGACGTGCTGGTTTACTTACGGATGCAGTCAGTTTTATCGAGGGAATGGGAATTAATCCTGGTTCAACAGTGCTAAGAACCTTGGTTAGCTTTTGTATTATGTATGGACATGTTAGATTAGGTTTCGCCTCAATCGCAAAGATGGTGTTATTGGGCCAGATGGATAGCTCAGCATTTGTATTGGTGTCTAATTTATATGCTGTTGAAGAGAAGTGGCATGATAgaaggaaaattagagatgtAATGGAAGCTGATGTAGTGAACCTGAAGAAGGTTGGTGTGAGCTGGATTACATAA